One Maribacter cobaltidurans genomic window carries:
- a CDS encoding PspC domain-containing protein: MKIFYDLLHYLQKRGFEVCRRIADRLGIRARVVRTSFIYLTFMTLGFGFALYLFLAFWLKIKDLVYTKRTSVFDL, encoded by the coding sequence ATGAAAATATTCTATGACTTGTTACATTATCTCCAAAAGAGAGGGTTCGAGGTTTGTAGAAGAATAGCCGATAGACTTGGTATTAGAGCCAGAGTGGTGCGTACCTCTTTTATCTATCTTACCTTTATGACCTTGGGCTTCGGGTTTGCCCTATATCTATTTTTGGCCTTTTGGCTTAAAATCAAGGATTTGGTGTATACCAAAAGAACGTCTGTTTTTGATCTATAA